In Desulfoferula mesophila, the genomic window CTGCAAGGTCTTAGCTGTGGAAGAGCCCTTCTGCATGAACATAGAGGGCCTGCCGGTTCCTTTGATTGGTATCTATGACCTGGTGATCGAGGACTCGTCCGGGGTAATCACCATCGTTGACCACAAGACCAGCGCCAAGAGCTACAGCCTGGACCAGGTGGACCAAAACTTCCAGATGACCATCTATCAGGTAGCGGCCAATGCCAATGGCTTCGCAGGAAGGGAGATCCTGCTGCGATTGGACACACTTATCAAAACCAAGATCCCCAAATTTGAGCAGTATTACACCATCCGGTCTAAGGAGGAGGAGCAAGGGGCCCTGAAACGAGTCTTGGCCGCATATGAGGGGATATCCAAGGGTGTCTACCTACCTGCATCTGCGGGCTCCTGGCGGTGTTCTGGTTGTGTTTATCAGGGCGCTTGCGGGCAGTGGATGAAGGGGGAGATACCGTGAACAGAGAGGAAATAACTGCCCTCCAGCAATGTCTCACCGTCCAAAAGCAGGGAGTGCCCAGACCTATTGTCCAGGTGGAGCGTCTGATGCAGCGACATACTCCCGAAGAGCTCGAAGCCTATCTGGGCAGCGTGCGCAGGGACTATCGGAAGAAGATCCAGCATCTGTTCGAAATCGACCCAGGTAACCCTCAGCTGGACCACTTGGTGATCGTGATCTTCCGTCTGAACATGGCGATCAAGTTGATGAGGGAAAGGCGAATGGCAAAAGAAGCCGCATAAGCCTAGACAGAGTCCGCGACGATTTCCGCGACGAATCCTAATGATTTTGCCTTTGCGTATCCTCAACCCAATCCCATCCATAATCTGACCCTGCCCCTCATTAACGACCCAATCAACGTTTACGACGTTTATTCGTTGTTTCCTCCTATGATCCGGGTCCCCGTGGATCTCTCTGCGCTGGTCAGGCTAAGGACGATTTTTCCGTAAAATCCCCCGCTAGCAATTACGATCCCCATTGCCCATTTCGTTTTTAAACGTCTAGAACGTCGATTTCG contains:
- a CDS encoding RecB family exonuclease; protein product: MVDLAELRKEPHLSASSVAGYLECGLAYRFGKVDGLAPECTPDVLIFGSAIHEVLAEYYRALAKGVRLAGDHLKESFEKHWSERAADNGAIRYKEGTDYLSYMTQGKAMLEVFAAQVPVENCKVLAVEEPFCMNIEGLPVPLIGIYDLVIEDSSGVITIVDHKTSAKSYSLDQVDQNFQMTIYQVAANANGFAGREILLRLDTLIKTKIPKFEQYYTIRSKEEEQGALKRVLAAYEGISKGVYLPASAGSWRCSGCVYQGACGQWMKGEIP